ATTCAGCGGCCGTGTCAGGCCCGGCACTGCCGCGAAGGTCGCGCGTTTTTCGATGAACAGTTCGGCGGCCGCCACCTCCGGCATGGCCGGCAGGCGCGCGGGATGGCGCGCCGCCTGTTCGGCCACTTGGTCGATCAGCGCCTCGATGAGCTGCCGGCGGTTGCGTTCCGCGAGGCCGGTGGCCGCGCTGGTCACGACCGCCAGTTCGCCGGCCTTGGTGTCGCCGGCCAGTTGCGCGCGGTCGAACAGCCATTGGCCGTAGTGGTCGCGGGCGGATTCCTCGCGCAGCATCATCATGGGTTCGGGCAGGCGCCAGGGATCCTGCAGCCGCAGGTTCAGCGTGGCGATGGGCATGTATTCGAACGCCTTGAGCGCATCCAGCAGCCCGGTGGCGCAGGCTTCCCGCAACGGTGCGTCGAGCAGCCGCGCGGCAAAGGTGGGAGGCACCGCCAGCACGGCTGCATCGAACCGTTCCTGGTTGATGTCGATGCCTTCAGCCGACGGGCGGAGCTGGCGCACGGTGCTGCCGTAGCGCATGGTCACCTGGCGCGCGGCGGCGTCGGGCCAGAGCGCGGACAGGTCGGTGCAGGGCAGCAGCATGTCGCTGTTTTCGCGGCTGCCGGTCAGGCTGTCGCGCAGCACGCGCGCAAACAGCGCGGCGCTGGCCGTGGCGGTCGGCGTGTTCAGCGCGGCCAGGCAGAGCGGTTCCCAGACCTGACGGATCAGCGCATCCGATTGCGCGTGGTAGTGCAGCAGATGCAGGACGGTCCATTCGCGCGGCGGCGTCCAGGCCATGGCTTTCAGGCCGCGCATCAGGCGCAGGGTCGCCAGGCGGTCCTTCCAGGCCAGGCCGCGCGCGCGCAGGATCGCCGCCGCCATATGCAACGGCGCCGGCAGCCGCGGCGCGGCCAGGCGGAAGCGGCCGTCCAGGCTGGCCAACTGCAGCGGCCGGCGCATCAGCAAGGCGTCGGGGTTGCGGCCGACGCGGCGCATCAGCGCCAGCGTGTGCCTGTAGGCGCCCGACAGCAGGTGCTGGCCGTTGTCCAGCGGCGCGTCGAAATCGGTGTGGAAGACGCGCCGGGCGCGGCCGCCGGGCGTATGGCCGGCTTCGAAGACGGTGACTTTGGCGCCGGCTTCGCGCAGGGCGACGCTGGCTGCCAGGCCAGCCCAGCCGGCGCCGATGACCGCGGCCTTCACCGCGCCAACCGGCGGACCAGTCCGCGTCCGCCGCCCACCCAGGTCTTCCAGGCGAGCCACAGCTTGCGCAAAGGGGTGAGCGAGATGCGCTGGTGCAGCACCTGCCAGTTGTCGCGTTCGATCTCGTCGAGCAGCGCGTGGTAGATGGCCGCCATCATCAGGCCCGGGCGCTGCGCGCGGCGGTCGGCCTCGGGCAGGTTGCTCATGGCCTCGCGGTACAGCCCGCGGGCGCGCTCGGCCTGGAACTTCATCAGCGCGCTGAAGCGGTCGGAGTATTCGCCGTTCAGGATGTCCGAGGCCTTGACCTCGAATTGCTGCATGTCGTTGACGGGCAGGTAGATGCGGCCGCGGCGGGCGTCGTCGCCCACGTCGCGGATGATGTTGGTCATCTGGAACGCCAGGCCCAGCTTCTCCGCGTAGACCAGGGTCTTGGGGTCGGAATAGCCGAAGACGCCGGCCGACAGTTCGCCCACCACGCCGGCGGCGTGCCAGCAGTACTTGCGCAGGCCCGGCCAGTCCAGGTAGCGGGTCTGGTCCAGGTCCATTTCCATGCCGTCGATGACGGCCAGCAGGCGTTCGCGCGTGATCGAACAGCTTTGCAGGTGTGGCTGCAGGGCGCGCGTCACCGGGTGGTCCGGATTGCCGTTGTACATCTGGTCGACCTGCGTGCGCCACCAGGCCAGCTTGACGCGGGCCAGCGACGGGTCGGTGCACTCGTCCACCACGTCGTCCACTTCGCGGCAGAACGCGTACAGGGCCGTGATGGCACGCCGCCGCTCGGGCGGCAGGAAGAGGAACGAGTAGTAGAAGCTGGAACCGCTCTTGGCGGCTTTCTCCTGGCAATATTCGTCAGGGGTCATATCAGGTAATTGCGCGCCACAACATGATGGCCCAATCTTTGGCGCCCAATTCGGGGCGATTCATGAATACATCGTAGCCGCCCGCCTCGATACGCTCCAGCACGCGCAGCCCGCCTTGCACCACCAGGCGCAGCTCCAGGCCCATGCGGCCCGGCAGGCGGCGCGCCAGCGGAGCGCCGAAGTGTAGCAGTGCG
The sequence above is drawn from the Achromobacter xylosoxidans genome and encodes:
- the hpnE gene encoding hydroxysqualene dehydroxylase HpnE → MKAAVIGAGWAGLAASVALREAGAKVTVFEAGHTPGGRARRVFHTDFDAPLDNGQHLLSGAYRHTLALMRRVGRNPDALLMRRPLQLASLDGRFRLAAPRLPAPLHMAAAILRARGLAWKDRLATLRLMRGLKAMAWTPPREWTVLHLLHYHAQSDALIRQVWEPLCLAALNTPTATASAALFARVLRDSLTGSRENSDMLLPCTDLSALWPDAAARQVTMRYGSTVRQLRPSAEGIDINQERFDAAVLAVPPTFAARLLDAPLREACATGLLDALKAFEYMPIATLNLRLQDPWRLPEPMMMLREESARDHYGQWLFDRAQLAGDTKAGELAVVTSAATGLAERNRRQLIEALIDQVAEQAARHPARLPAMPEVAAAELFIEKRATFAAVPGLTRPLNTTPWPTLALAGDWTDTGYPGVLEGAVRSGLQAARVLNPAAA
- the hpnD gene encoding presqualene diphosphate synthase HpnD: MTPDEYCQEKAAKSGSSFYYSFLFLPPERRRAITALYAFCREVDDVVDECTDPSLARVKLAWWRTQVDQMYNGNPDHPVTRALQPHLQSCSITRERLLAVIDGMEMDLDQTRYLDWPGLRKYCWHAAGVVGELSAGVFGYSDPKTLVYAEKLGLAFQMTNIIRDVGDDARRGRIYLPVNDMQQFEVKASDILNGEYSDRFSALMKFQAERARGLYREAMSNLPEADRRAQRPGLMMAAIYHALLDEIERDNWQVLHQRISLTPLRKLWLAWKTWVGGGRGLVRRLAR